DNA from Desulfitobacterium chlororespirans DSM 11544:
CAATCATATACACCAGCTGGTTAAGGTATTGATCCGCATAATCATTGTAAGGAACTTCTCCCATCGGCAGCTCATAATCCTTCAACTCCGCCCTCTTCAGTGCGGCTACGGCCTCGATGACCCCTTCGCGGCACCCTTCTTCGTAATTCACGGCAAGGCTGCTGGAGAGCCGGTAGGGCTGGACCTTATGTATAAAACTGTGCTTCGCAAGACTATGGCATAACGCTGCCGTTTCCTGTTGGGAAAAACCGCCTCCGGGAAATTTAAAGCGAATTCTTCCGGGAATATCATGGCTTATTGTATAGTTCATATCCGGCACCTGGTGATCCCTTGTCTATTCATGCTCGGAGACAAGCTTTGCCTCGGCCATGATGTCGTCCACATTGGCCTTCGCTTCTTCAATCATTTTGTCGCATTCAGCCTTGGCCTTTAAGCCGGTTGCCAGGGTCTTAACATAAGCTTTCTTGGCTGTCTTGCTTGTCGCCAGCTTCAGGCCAAAGGTTCCCGCCATTAGCCCCAATCCGAACAAAGTCATTTTTTCTTTCCCTAACATAATAAATTCCTCCCTTTTCATTATTAAAAATTTATATATAATGATAATCATTATCATTATTTTAATAGAGTATACTACTCTCTTTTTTCTCTGTCAAGAGCATAGTGCCCTGTCAACCCTAAATCTCACCTATCCTGGCGGCCAATTTACAGCAATACTGCGTTGTCGTCAATCTCCATACGCTCGGTATGCCTCAATCCTCCGCCTTGTCTTGCTATAAATTGGCTCGCCATTATAGTGTAATTTTAAGGTTGACAGGGCACTAGCAAGGGTCGCGCCTGGAAAAGATCCGGACTAAGTAATAGAACGAATTCAAAATAATCTCTGGCCATCATGAATAGTGCCATGATATAGTGAGTTAAAGAAAGAGGGAGTGTATTGATGTCGGTAATTCTGTAAGAGTTTAAGTTAAGGGCATGAAACGAGCAGATTGTTCTGCTTTTATTAGTGCTGTCAAAAACTGCCTTACAGATTGAATGAGCATCCATTATTATAATGGTGTAATTTGTAGCGCAGTGTCACACTGTGCTTTTTTTGTTTTCTTTCTATAAGGCGAAAATTAGAAAGGAGCATACCATGTATACATTTACAAACCAGTTTATTTCTAATGACAAAAATGTTGAGTTCCTGAAAGCCGCTATGATGGGGCCAAATGCCATGCGCTTAGCGGAGGAATTGTCATCGCATCTGAACATTGATGAGACTATGCGCATACTTGACCTTGGCTGCGGGTGTGGTCTTTCCACCCTTTTGTTAACGAAAAAATATGGCGCGTCCGTTTTTGCCGCCGACCTTTGGATTTCGCCAACTGAAAACTATGAGCGTTTTCAATCTATGGGGATTGCTGATAAGGCCGTGCCGATTTCCGTAGACGCGACCAAAGGGCTGCCTTTCGCCAAGGGCTATTTTGACTTGTTGTTCACCGTGGATCCTTATCATTATTTCGGCGATACGGCGGAAATGCTCCCGTCCCTTATTTCTTTTGTAAAAAAGGGCGGCTATATCGCCGTGGCTATTCCCGGATTAAATTACGAATTTGAGGATAATGTTCCCCATGAAATGCAGCCGTTTTGGAATAGCGAGATGGCAAGAACCTTGCACTCTCTTGATTGGTGGAAAGATTTGTGGAAGAAAGCAGAGGGCATTGAAATGGTGGACAGCCGCGAAATGGCCTGCTGCAGAGAGGCGTGGCAAGAATGGCTGACCGGTTATCATCCCATTGTTGCTGAAGACATCAAAATGATGGCGGCTGAAGGCGGAAAGTATTTTAATCTTATTCAGTTGATTGCTAAAGTACTCTAATACCTTTGTTCCATTGAAGTAAGAAGTCGTGTGCCAAAGACGGACTATCAGCTTTACGCCGATAGTCCGTCTTTGGTTGTCACAGTCCCCTTGCCGACTGCCCCATCTTAATGTTTCCTTTATTGGGTGACAGCTAAGCATTGCCCCCTTTACCTCACCGCACCGACCAGCCCAAGCTTTCCTGCTGGATGTTAAACAGCTTTTTATACAAGCCGTTTTTCTCAAGGAGGCTCTCATGAGTTCCCTCTTCAGCCACTCTCCCCTGGTCCAGAACAATAATCTTGTCGGCATTGCGGATGGTGCGCAGACGGTGAGCGATGACAATCACCGTTTTGCCCCGGATCAAACGGGAAATGGCCTGCTGAATGGCGGCCTCGCTTTCCGGGTCCAGAGAAGCGGTGGCTTCGTCCAGCATGACGATAGGGGCATCCTTCAGCAAAGCCCTGGCGATGGAGAGGCGCTGGCGTTCGCCGCCGGATAAAGTGGAACCGTTCTCTCCCAGTAGGGTATCATACCCGTCGGGCATCCGGCTGATAAACTCGTCGCAGCGGGCGGCTTGAGCGGCGGCCAGAACCTCCTGCCGGGAAGCCTCCATGTTGCCGATGCGGATGTTGTTGTAGACGGTATCGTTGAACAGGACCACATCCTGAAAGACAAAGCTCATATAGCTCATCAGATGCTCCGGGTCCAAGGTCCTGACATCCACTCCCCCCACGGTGATCCGGCCCCCGCTCACATCCCAGAAGCGGGCGATCAGCTTGGACACCGTGCTTTTGCCGCTGCCGGAAGGCCCTACCAGGGCCGTTATCCCTCCGGCGGGAATGGTTGCGGTCATCCCGTGGATGGCCCCTTCCCCCTCCCGGTTATATTGGAAATCCACCTTTTCAAAATTAATGGTAAAGTCCTTGATCTCCAGCTCCTTGTTCCCCTCCATGGGCTGGATGCTCATCAGCTTCTGCATGCGCTTTACGGCAATGCGATGATACAAAAACTCCGGCAAAAGAGCCAGTTCGGTTAAGATGGGAGCATAGATGCGCACCACAACCAGCATATACAGCAGCATGGGCACAAATTCAAGCTGACCCCCGGTGAGCAGGGTTGTTCCCACCAGGACGGTAAGGCCGATACCCGCCTGCAGAACCACCTGAGCGCCGGTCACGAACACCCCGGTACCGAACTCCATGGCTATGGCCAGTTTTTTCATCGTCCGCAGGGCCTTTTCCAAGGCGCTGAACTTCTCTCCGTCCAGATTGCAGGCGCGAATGACCTTGATTCCTTCAATATATTCCTGCACCTGCCCGGCTGCCGCCATCTTGGCATCCAGGTGCTTTTTGTGGAGCTTGCCATAGAATTTGCGGCTGATAAAAATAATAGCGAAGGCCAGGGGCATCGTGATAAAGATGGCCAAAGCCATCCGCCAATCATAGAAGGCCATCATCACACAAATCACCGTGACCGAGATGGCATTAGCTGCAATCTGGGGCACCACATGGCTGAGAACATGTTCACTGGTGGCCACATCATCCATCAGATGGGTGGTGACTTCGGAAATGTCTTTATCATTGAAAAAGCTCATGGGCAGCTTGCGGATCTGCTCCGCCAGAGTAACCCGGGCGTTCTCGCTTTCCAGATAGGACACGATATAGGTCTTTTTATAATCGTTTCTCAGACTGAGGAAGATGAGCAAGGCCGCCAGAATCCCGGCCCCAAAAAGCATCCACATTTTCGGCCAGGCTACCTCTCCCCCGGACAGAGGTTTGATCAGTTCTATAATCATCTGGATCATGACGATAAAAGAAAGCATCATGGCAAAATTGCTCAGGGTGCAGGCGGCAATCGCCTTTTTCAGATCCTTGTAGCCTTTATCGGTCAGCATAAAGGCGGCTTGTAATTTAGGCATGAGCGAAAACCTCCTCCTGACTCATGGTCCAGCTGGCAGTGTCCATATAGGTCTTCCACATCGCGGCGTATTTGCCGCCCCTGGCCAGCAATTCCTCATGGCTTCCTTCCTCGCCGACCCTGCCTTCCTCCACCACCACGATTTTATCCGCACCCTGGACGGTGGACAGGCGGTGGGCAATCATGACCACGGTTTTATCCCTCATCAGCCTTTCGAAAGCCTTTTGAATCAGGTGCTCATTTTCCGGATCGGCAAAAGCCGTAGCTTCGTCCAGCACCACTATAGGAGCATCTTTCACGATAGCCCGGGCAATGGCAATCCGCTGCTTTTCGCCCCCTGACAAATGCACTCCTCTGGTGCCGATCACCGTTTCATACCCTTGGGGCAGCTTCATAATAAAATCGTGGCATTGGGCGGCTTGGGCCGCTTCCCTGACCTCCTGATCGGAAGCCTGGGGGTTGCCCATCCGGATATTGTCCATGACACTTTGTTTAAAAAGGAACACATCCTGAAAGACAAACGTCACCTTCTCCATCAGGTAATGGCTGTTCATCTGCCGCACATCCACACCGCCGATGGTGATCTGTCCCCCGCTGACATCAAAAAACCGGGGAATCAAATGGGCGATAGTGCTTTTGCCGCCGCCGGAAGGGCCCACAATAGCCGTGATCTGCCCCTGCCTCGCCATAAAGCTCACCCCGGAAAGAGCCTCGGTTTTCTTGTCTTTGTCATAGGAAAACACCACATCCGCAAAGTTCACATCATATTGGGTCACCGTTTGGGGATTAGCCGGCTGAGGGAGCTCCGGTTCCGCCAAGACCCTGTCCATGGCCTCCACCCCGCCGATGATCTTCATGGCGTTGCCGTTGACATACATAATCTTCATCAGAATCGTGGCCACCGACTGGACAAAAATTAAATAGAAAATAAAATTGCTTAAAAAGCCGATATAGTCCGTGGTTCTCATCCCGATGAAAATTCCCACCGGCACCACAAAAAGATAGATATTGTTGACCAAGGCGACAAACGCCGAAAAAGAGTTTTGCCAGCTTAAGGTGTAAGGAATGACCATGGAGGTATAGGCCTTAATGGTGTCATGAAGACGGCGGAAGGAATAGACCGTCTGCCGGAAAGCCTTCACCACCGAAATTCCCCGCACATACTCCACCGAAGCGTTGTTCATATCCTCCAGAGAGGCCTGATATTTTTTCATCATGGACTTGGACCCTTCATTGCCATAGACGGACATCTGGATCAAAAAAGCGACGACAATCCCTACCAGGGCCGCCAGCCCCAGCCGCCAGTCCACCGTCAGCAGAATCACGATCATCACCACCGGCGCTACAAAAGCGGCCACCAGATCGGGCAATTGATGGGCAATGAACCCTTCCACCTTTTCAATATTGTCATCGGTGATTTTCCGCAGCTTGCCGCTGCCGATCATCACATGAAAACCAAGGGGAACCTTGGCCAGATGGGTGGCAAAGTTGACTTTCAGTTCGTACAGGGTGCCGAAGGCCGCCAGATGGGAGCAGCTCAGGGCCCCGAAATAAAGCAGAATATTTCCCACCACTCCGCCAAAAGCCAGCCAGCCATAGCGAATCATCAGAGCACTGTTCAGGGCCTCCAGATCCGGCAAAGCGATTAAGACTTCCTTCACAATCCCATAGATAGCGATATAGGGTATAAAGCTGACGATGGACGCCAGGGCCGACAGAACTCCGGCGCAAATTATCAGCGGTTTTTTGGTACCGGCAAGTTCCAGCAGACGTGCGGTGCCGGTTTTTTGCTTCCCAGCGGATGACATAACAGATATCTCCCCTTTCAGTTAGTGGTTCTTCTTTTCGTCAGTTTTAGTCAGCCTCAGTTAGCACAAGCTAACTTTATGTCAAAAAAATAAACCCCTTTAATGAACTTTTCCGACACCCCCTTTTCCTGTTTTAGTTAGCTTACGCTAACTAATTGGCTTTATATTCCCCCTTTCCCATAGAGTTGGAAAGGGGGCGTCAGGCACCGATGAACAGTTTTTTCCATCCTGCCGCAAAAAAACGGAAGATACTGCTGGTATACTCCACAGCCCGCTCCCGGGGAACATCGTGGAGCACCATCTCGAAAAAGGCGGAAAACTGGGCGTTGACAAAAATGTGAATTTCTTCTCTGGAGACCTCCTTAATCATGTAGCCCTTTTCCCGGGCCAGGCGGATATACTCCAAGGTCATATCCACTTCCATCTCAATCAGGATATGGACAAAGCTCTCGTAAGCGGTTTTTTCCGCTGCCGAGAGGAGCAGTTTAAAGACCTCCAGATGGTCATAGATATATTCTGTCCACCTCAGCAGACTTTGCTCCGAGGAAGACCAGCCATGGTCAAAATCATAGGAGTCTTGCCCCCGGAGATAGTCCTCCCCTTGCTGCCGGAACATTTGGATAAAGCCATGAAAACAAGGGGCCACCAAAGCGTCAAATAAAGCGGCCTTGTCTGTAAAATGACGGTACAGCGCACCGGTCGTCACCTCGGCCCCCGTGGCAATCTTGCGCAGCGAGGCAGCGGAGAAGCCCTTGGCCAAAAATTCGGCTTGAGCGCTTTTCAAAATAGCTTCCCGTGTCTGTTCCCCGTCACGAACCATGCCCTGAGTACCTCCATGCTTAGATTAAGATAACATCGTTATCTTAATCCTTAACGGTTATTTTGTCAAGGACCTTAGGCAAATTATTGCTATTCTTAAATCTCCGCGGAATCAAACCTGATTTCCAGTATGGTCATTCCCTATCGCAAAGTCTGCATGTCCGACCGGCCTTTGGGTTCATAATACCATAATAAGTATAAAAACGAAGGAGTGAATAGATTTGGATTACTTAATTATCGCGCTCCGAATTATATCCGTTATGGCACTGTTCCTGTTTTTGGTTCTGAAAACCGGCCGGCGCAAGATCGCCGAGCTTCCCGTCTATGACTTTTTATCGATTATCGTGCTTGGCAGCGTGATCGGCGCCGACATTGCGGAGCCCAATATTCCTCATCTCCCCGTCTTATTCGCGGTGGTACTCATCATAGCTCTGCAATATCTGGTAAGCTCCCTCTTGATCAACAACAAAAAAATTGCCCGTAAAATCACCTTCGGCCCTACTGTCATCATCCAGAACGGCCAGTTTATCAAAGCCAACATGAAAAGACTGAAATACTCTATCGAAAATGTCCTGATGGTATTGAGGGAAAAGGATATCTTCGACTTAAATGAGGTTGAATACGCTATCGTCGAGGGCAGCGGCAGTATCAGCGTTCTTAGAAAACCTCAGTATCTGCCCTTGACTCCTTCAGATATGAAACTTAATCCTGATGCCAAAGGATTGTCTCTTCCCCTGATTATTGACGGCAAGGTCCAGGACGGCAATCTTCAACAGCTCAAGCGTGACCGCCCCTGGCTCGCTTCAGAATTGGCTCAGGCCGGTATCCATGATTTCAGTGAGGTGTTTTACGCGGATTGCACCAGGGAAGGCAGAATATACATATCCAAAATAGTGCAGGCCAAAAACTTCCATGATGACTTCACGTTGTAGGATGGCAACCTAAAAACCTCCTGTCACAAAATTGCTGTGACAGGAGGTTCGTGGGAATCCGGGTCAGCCCAGATAGGCCTGCCGCACCATATCATTGCTCAGCAATTCCTCTCCGGTCCCTGCCAGGATAATGCTGCCGGTCTGGAGGACGTAGCCCTTATTGGCCAGCTTCAGGGCCTTGCCGGCGTTCTGCTCGACGAGAAGGATGGTCATGCCCTCGTTTCTGAGCTTCTTGATAATATTGAAAACAGCCTGGATCATCATCGGCGCCAGCCCCATGGAAGGTTCGTCCAGGAGCAGGATTTTGGGGTCGCACATCAGGGCCCGGCCCATAGCCAGCATTTGCTGCTCCCCCCCGCTGAGGGTTCCGCCCTTTTGCTTCCTGCGCTCCAGCAGCCGCGGGAAAAGCCCGAAAACATACTCCTTGTTGTGCTTGATCCGCCCCTGATCCTTGAGGCTGAAAGCTCCCATTTCCAGATTCTCTTCAACGGTCAGTCTGGGGAAGATTTTCCTGCCTTCCGGCACATGGGCAATGCCTTCCCTGGTCAGCAGGTGGGGCGGCAGTCCGTTAACCTTCTTTCCCATATAGACCACATCCCCTTTAGCGGGCTTCAACAGGGAGGATATGGTCTTCAGAGTGGTGGTCTTGCCGGCTCCGTTGCTGCCGATCAGCGTGACGATCTCTCCCTCCCCCACTGTAAAGGATATATTCTTCAAGGCGTGAATTTTACCGTAGTAGGTATCCACATTCTCTAAGGTCAAAATGGCTTTGCTCATCCTAAACAGCCTCCTCGTCGTCATCTTCGATCCCCAGGTAGGCTTCAATCACGGCCGGATTGTTTTTCACCTCATCCGGTGTGCCCTCCGCGATTTTTTGGCCGTAGTTCAGCACCGCCACTTTATCGGAAATCTCCATGACCAGTTTCATGTCGTGTTCGATGAGCAGGATGGCGCAGCCAAAATCATCCCTGAGTTTCCCGATGAAATGGGTCAGTTCTTCGGTCTCCTTAGGATTGAGCCCGGCCGCCGGCTCGTCCAGGAGCAGCAGCTTCGGCTTCATGGCCAGAGCCCTGGCGATCTCCAGGCGCCGCTGCTCCCCGTAGGCCAGGTTTTTGGCCAGCTCATTTCTTCTGGACTCCAGGCCTACATAGTCCAGCAGTTCCACCGCCCGCTCATAAGCCCCCCCTTCTTCTCTTTGCATAGAGCCGCTGTGCAGCACAATCTTGAATATGCTGGCCTTCAGGTCCATATGCATGCCGACCATGATATTCTCCACCGCCAGCATTTCCGGGAACAGCCTGATATTCTGGAAGGTTCTGGCGATCCTGTGCCTGGCCACTTTTTCCGGGGTCAGTTTGACCAATCCTTGGCCGTCAAAGGTAATAGACCCTTCAAACCCCGGGTAATAGCCGCTGATGATATTGAAAAATGTGGTTTTCCCTGCTCCATTAGGACCGATAATGCTGGCAATCTGGCCTTCATTCATTTCGAAATCAACCTGATTAACCGCTATCAGACCCCCGAAGGCCTTGGTAAGCTTTTTGATCTTCAGTAAAGCCATACTATCACTCCGTAATCATGCCAGTTTTGTCATCTTGATCGGAACGCTTCTTTCTGAAACCTCTGATGATTTCCATAGTCCGCTGAGGAGGCATCAAGCCCTTGGGACGGAATATGCACATCAGGATCAGGATCAGCCCGAAGATAAGCTTCTCGTATTTGGCCGGGTCCAGCTGGGAAGGGATATGGAGCAGGCCGGAAACGGACAGCTGCGTCAGGAATGTGGACAGCTCCTTCAGCAGGTGGAGCTGCAGGGTGACTACCGCGGCGGCACCCAGGATGACCCCCCTGATGTTGCCCATCCCTCCCATAATCACCATAGCCAGAATGCCGATGGATTCCATAAATCCGAAACTTGAAGGGTCGATGAAGGTCTGCCTCGCTGCGAAAACAACTCCCATCATCCCTGCAAAACCGGCACCGGTGGCAAAGGCCAGGAGTTTCATCCTGACCAGAGGAATACCCATGGTCCGGGCCGCCAGCTCATCCTCCCTGATGGCCGCCCAGGCCCTGCCGATCCGGGAGTGATCCAACCTGTGGGCGGCGACGTAGATGATCACAAACAGGAGCAAAACAATAAAGTAGTAATGAATGGGCTGGTTGATTACGATCCCGAACAGCTCCGGAGGCTGGACCGGCGTAAGTCCTTTTGGTCCATTGGTCAAATTGACGGGCTTGTCGGCATTGTTGAGGATAATCCTGATGATCTCCGCAAAGCCCAGAGTGACGATAGCCAGGTAATCCCCTTTAAGCCGCAGGACCGGAAGACCCAGCAGTACCCCCACCCCTGCCGATACCACCAGGGCAATGGGCAG
Protein-coding regions in this window:
- a CDS encoding DUF6110 family protein yields the protein MLGKEKMTLFGLGLMAGTFGLKLATSKTAKKAYVKTLATGLKAKAECDKMIEEAKANVDDIMAEAKLVSEHE
- a CDS encoding DUF421 domain-containing protein, coding for MDYLIIALRIISVMALFLFLVLKTGRRKIAELPVYDFLSIIVLGSVIGADIAEPNIPHLPVLFAVVLIIALQYLVSSLLINNKKIARKITFGPTVIIQNGQFIKANMKRLKYSIENVLMVLREKDIFDLNEVEYAIVEGSGSISVLRKPQYLPLTPSDMKLNPDAKGLSLPLIIDGKVQDGNLQQLKRDRPWLASELAQAGIHDFSEVFYADCTREGRIYISKIVQAKNFHDDFTL
- a CDS encoding ABC transporter ATP-binding protein, with amino-acid sequence MSSAGKQKTGTARLLELAGTKKPLIICAGVLSALASIVSFIPYIAIYGIVKEVLIALPDLEALNSALMIRYGWLAFGGVVGNILLYFGALSCSHLAAFGTLYELKVNFATHLAKVPLGFHVMIGSGKLRKITDDNIEKVEGFIAHQLPDLVAAFVAPVVMIVILLTVDWRLGLAALVGIVVAFLIQMSVYGNEGSKSMMKKYQASLEDMNNASVEYVRGISVVKAFRQTVYSFRRLHDTIKAYTSMVIPYTLSWQNSFSAFVALVNNIYLFVVPVGIFIGMRTTDYIGFLSNFIFYLIFVQSVATILMKIMYVNGNAMKIIGGVEAMDRVLAEPELPQPANPQTVTQYDVNFADVVFSYDKDKKTEALSGVSFMARQGQITAIVGPSGGGKSTIAHLIPRFFDVSGGQITIGGVDVRQMNSHYLMEKVTFVFQDVFLFKQSVMDNIRMGNPQASDQEVREAAQAAQCHDFIMKLPQGYETVIGTRGVHLSGGEKQRIAIARAIVKDAPIVVLDEATAFADPENEHLIQKAFERLMRDKTVVMIAHRLSTVQGADKIVVVEEGRVGEEGSHEELLARGGKYAAMWKTYMDTASWTMSQEEVFAHA
- a CDS encoding ABC transporter ATP-binding protein, with amino-acid sequence MALLKIKKLTKAFGGLIAVNQVDFEMNEGQIASIIGPNGAGKTTFFNIISGYYPGFEGSITFDGQGLVKLTPEKVARHRIARTFQNIRLFPEMLAVENIMVGMHMDLKASIFKIVLHSGSMQREEGGAYERAVELLDYVGLESRRNELAKNLAYGEQRRLEIARALAMKPKLLLLDEPAAGLNPKETEELTHFIGKLRDDFGCAILLIEHDMKLVMEISDKVAVLNYGQKIAEGTPDEVKNNPAVIEAYLGIEDDDEEAV
- a CDS encoding SAM-dependent methyltransferase, yielding MYTFTNQFISNDKNVEFLKAAMMGPNAMRLAEELSSHLNIDETMRILDLGCGCGLSTLLLTKKYGASVFAADLWISPTENYERFQSMGIADKAVPISVDATKGLPFAKGYFDLLFTVDPYHYFGDTAEMLPSLISFVKKGGYIAVAIPGLNYEFEDNVPHEMQPFWNSEMARTLHSLDWWKDLWKKAEGIEMVDSREMACCREAWQEWLTGYHPIVAEDIKMMAAEGGKYFNLIQLIAKVL
- a CDS encoding ABC transporter ATP-binding protein; this translates as MSKAILTLENVDTYYGKIHALKNISFTVGEGEIVTLIGSNGAGKTTTLKTISSLLKPAKGDVVYMGKKVNGLPPHLLTREGIAHVPEGRKIFPRLTVEENLEMGAFSLKDQGRIKHNKEYVFGLFPRLLERRKQKGGTLSGGEQQMLAMGRALMCDPKILLLDEPSMGLAPMMIQAVFNIIKKLRNEGMTILLVEQNAGKALKLANKGYVLQTGSIILAGTGEELLSNDMVRQAYLG
- a CDS encoding TetR/AcrR family transcriptional regulator, with translation MVRDGEQTREAILKSAQAEFLAKGFSAASLRKIATGAEVTTGALYRHFTDKAALFDALVAPCFHGFIQMFRQQGEDYLRGQDSYDFDHGWSSSEQSLLRWTEYIYDHLEVFKLLLSAAEKTAYESFVHILIEMEVDMTLEYIRLAREKGYMIKEVSREEIHIFVNAQFSAFFEMVLHDVPRERAVEYTSSIFRFFAAGWKKLFIGA
- a CDS encoding branched-chain amino acid ABC transporter permease, with product MNVVKNCLNYLKGKQLLQLVLVFISPVLFYLFPKSSSVFLLFLVSLFLLYKVRLKPHLKGAVALLDLLVIIPLAGLENSYYLGIITQIVIYAVLAMGLNVVIGFAGLLDLGYVGFYAVGAYLYAFFATSQANNVIPATLFQFPVSGNWFWVFLPIALVVSAGVGVLLGLPVLRLKGDYLAIVTLGFAEIIRIILNNADKPVNLTNGPKGLTPVQPPELFGIVINQPIHYYFIVLLLFVIIYVAAHRLDHSRIGRAWAAIREDELAARTMGIPLVRMKLLAFATGAGFAGMMGVVFAARQTFIDPSSFGFMESIGILAMVIMGGMGNIRGVILGAAAVVTLQLHLLKELSTFLTQLSVSGLLHIPSQLDPAKYEKLIFGLILILMCIFRPKGLMPPQRTMEIIRGFRKKRSDQDDKTGMITE
- a CDS encoding ABC transporter ATP-binding protein; its protein translation is MPKLQAAFMLTDKGYKDLKKAIAACTLSNFAMMLSFIVMIQMIIELIKPLSGGEVAWPKMWMLFGAGILAALLIFLSLRNDYKKTYIVSYLESENARVTLAEQIRKLPMSFFNDKDISEVTTHLMDDVATSEHVLSHVVPQIAANAISVTVICVMMAFYDWRMALAIFITMPLAFAIIFISRKFYGKLHKKHLDAKMAAAGQVQEYIEGIKVIRACNLDGEKFSALEKALRTMKKLAIAMEFGTGVFVTGAQVVLQAGIGLTVLVGTTLLTGGQLEFVPMLLYMLVVVRIYAPILTELALLPEFLYHRIAVKRMQKLMSIQPMEGNKELEIKDFTINFEKVDFQYNREGEGAIHGMTATIPAGGITALVGPSGSGKSTVSKLIARFWDVSGGRITVGGVDVRTLDPEHLMSYMSFVFQDVVLFNDTVYNNIRIGNMEASRQEVLAAAQAARCDEFISRMPDGYDTLLGENGSTLSGGERQRLSIARALLKDAPIVMLDEATASLDPESEAAIQQAISRLIRGKTVIVIAHRLRTIRNADKIIVLDQGRVAEEGTHESLLEKNGLYKKLFNIQQESLGWSVR